One genomic region from Yersinia canariae encodes:
- the astB gene encoding N-succinylarginine dihydrolase produces MAGYEVNFDGLVGLTHHYAGLSFGNEASTKHQNAISNPRLAAKQGLLKMKALADLGYKQGVLPPQERPALGVLRQLGFCGSDEQVLSEVARKSPRLLSAVSSASSMWTANAATVSPSADSADSRVHFTVANLNNKFHRAIEAETTSAILRGVFNNHRHFVHHAALPSVALFGDEGAANHNRLGGEYDHPAIQVFVYGRQGLESGAAPTRYPARQTLEASEAVARLHLLDPERAVFIQQNPAVIDQGVFHNDVIAVSNQNVLFHHQHAFVPDPKIMDDLRRKMGRIEQQLITIEVPAAQVSVTQAVSTYLFNSQLLSKPNGKMLLVIPQESQDSPAVWGYLSELINSGGPIDEVRVFDLRESMRNGGGPACLRLRVALNETELQAVNSRVMLTPALFVALNNWVDQHYRDRLQFKDLADPQLLQEGRQALDELTKILNLGSIYPFQCL; encoded by the coding sequence ATGGCAGGATATGAAGTTAACTTCGATGGATTGGTTGGTCTGACACATCATTATGCGGGGTTGTCTTTTGGCAATGAAGCTTCGACCAAGCATCAAAATGCTATCTCTAACCCTCGACTGGCCGCAAAGCAGGGCTTGTTGAAAATGAAAGCGCTGGCAGATTTGGGCTACAAACAAGGGGTTTTGCCACCACAAGAGCGCCCTGCGCTGGGGGTTTTGCGCCAGTTGGGGTTTTGCGGCTCAGATGAACAAGTCTTGAGCGAAGTGGCACGCAAATCTCCCCGCCTGTTGTCAGCGGTCAGTTCAGCATCCTCAATGTGGACAGCTAATGCGGCGACGGTATCGCCCTCTGCTGACAGCGCCGACAGCCGAGTTCATTTCACTGTCGCCAACTTGAATAATAAATTTCATCGGGCTATCGAAGCAGAAACAACATCAGCAATATTAAGAGGTGTGTTTAATAACCATCGCCACTTTGTTCATCATGCCGCCTTGCCTTCTGTCGCGCTATTTGGCGATGAGGGCGCGGCTAACCATAATCGTTTGGGCGGAGAGTATGACCATCCAGCGATTCAGGTCTTTGTTTATGGCCGTCAAGGGCTAGAAAGTGGGGCTGCGCCTACTCGATATCCTGCTCGCCAAACATTGGAGGCCAGTGAGGCGGTGGCGCGATTGCACCTGTTGGACCCGGAGCGGGCTGTTTTTATACAGCAGAATCCAGCAGTGATCGACCAAGGAGTATTTCACAATGATGTCATTGCAGTCAGTAATCAGAACGTATTATTCCACCACCAACATGCATTTGTTCCTGACCCCAAGATAATGGATGACCTTCGCCGTAAGATGGGACGAATTGAGCAACAGCTGATAACAATTGAAGTGCCCGCTGCGCAGGTTTCTGTCACTCAGGCGGTATCAACTTATCTGTTTAACAGCCAGTTATTGAGTAAACCGAATGGCAAGATGCTGTTAGTTATTCCGCAAGAATCACAAGATAGCCCCGCCGTGTGGGGGTATCTGTCTGAATTGATTAACAGTGGTGGCCCGATTGATGAAGTTAGAGTCTTTGATCTGCGCGAAAGTATGCGCAATGGCGGTGGGCCGGCCTGTTTACGATTACGTGTTGCGCTCAATGAAACAGAGTTACAGGCGGTAAATAGCCGAGTGATGCTGACCCCAGCACTGTTTGTTGCACTGAATAATTGGGTCGACCAGCATTATCGTGACCGCTTGCAGTTTAAGGATTTAGCTGATCCGCAGTTACTGCAAGAAGGGCGGCAAGCATTGGATGAACTGACGAAAATACTCAACCTGGGGTCGATATATCCGTTCCAATGTCTTTAA
- the astE gene encoding succinylglutamate desuccinylase, producing MQDFLSVTLSGHPPSVTHSETPGIKWQWLDEGVLMLTPQHGYTQSVVLSAGIHGNETAPIEILNQLVSDLLADKLTLAIRLLVILGNPAAIRAGERYLTADINRMFGGRHQNYLPADEARRAESLEQWVGEFFATAPQSTRLHYDLHTAIRGSYHTRFGLLPYQTTPYSAEMLRWLNDSELEALVMHTSAGGTFAHFSSEFHQAASCTLELGKALPFGENQLRQFSAITAGLRALVSGEQRPKRSTEAMIFYRVVKSLLKQHADFKLWVADDTVNFTRYPQGTLLAEQLNECYRVEHEYEWILFPNPRVALGLRAGIMLVQMAESELSKA from the coding sequence ATGCAAGATTTTCTGTCAGTCACTCTATCGGGTCATCCACCATCAGTCACACACAGTGAAACGCCAGGTATTAAATGGCAATGGCTGGATGAGGGGGTATTGATGCTGACACCTCAGCATGGCTATACGCAATCAGTCGTGCTATCGGCCGGTATTCACGGAAATGAAACAGCGCCAATTGAAATCCTAAACCAATTAGTCTCAGACTTATTAGCTGACAAATTGACGTTGGCAATACGTCTGCTAGTGATATTGGGCAATCCAGCGGCCATCAGAGCCGGAGAGCGCTATCTCACTGCCGATATCAACCGCATGTTTGGTGGTCGCCACCAGAATTATTTGCCAGCAGATGAGGCTCGGCGGGCCGAATCCCTCGAACAATGGGTCGGGGAGTTTTTTGCGACAGCCCCTCAATCTACACGGCTGCATTATGATTTACACACTGCGATTCGTGGCTCTTATCATACCCGCTTTGGCTTATTACCCTACCAAACCACACCCTATTCGGCGGAAATGTTGCGCTGGCTAAATGATAGTGAATTAGAGGCGTTAGTCATGCACACCTCCGCGGGGGGAACTTTTGCCCACTTCAGCAGTGAATTTCATCAGGCGGCAAGTTGCACGCTGGAATTAGGTAAGGCACTGCCTTTTGGGGAAAATCAGCTCAGACAATTTAGCGCTATCACTGCGGGTTTACGGGCATTAGTCAGCGGTGAACAGCGGCCTAAGCGCTCTACCGAGGCCATGATATTTTATCGGGTAGTGAAATCACTGCTTAAGCAACACGCTGATTTTAAATTATGGGTAGCGGATGACACAGTGAACTTCACTCGCTATCCGCAAGGAACCTTGCTGGCCGAGCAGTTGAATGAGTGTTACCGCGTTGAACATGAATATGAATGGATTTTATTTCCAAATCCACGGGTCGCACTGGGATTACGTGCAGGGATCATGTTGGTGCAAATGGCTGAGAGTGAATTATCAAAAGCATAA
- the astA gene encoding arginine N-succinyltransferase: protein MMIIRPVERRDLADILELAGKTGVGMTSLPQNEQHLAARIERAINTWQGSLAVGEQGYLFVLEDTERGKVVGVSAIEVAVGMNDPWYNFRVGTLVHASKTLNVYKSVPTLFLSNDHTGYSELCTLFLDPEYRKDKNGPFLSKTRFLFIAAFRQYFSRKVIAEMRGYTDEQGRSPFWENVGRHFFAIEFAKADYLSGTGQKAFIAELMPKHPLYVDFLAEEARAVIGQVHPHTAPARAVLETEGLQYQGYVDIFDGGPTLEANTDEVRAIRDSSKRTVIIDDIDIDPSGTAYLVSNDSYQNFRSILLNTHLSDEFLHLTSENAVALGVVAGDSVRIISLFAPETKK, encoded by the coding sequence ATGATGATCATTCGCCCGGTAGAACGCCGCGATTTAGCCGATATTCTTGAATTGGCTGGGAAAACTGGCGTTGGCATGACCTCACTGCCACAAAATGAGCAGCACCTCGCCGCGAGAATTGAGCGCGCAATAAATACTTGGCAAGGTTCTTTGGCTGTCGGTGAACAGGGCTATCTGTTCGTGCTGGAAGATACTGAGCGCGGGAAAGTGGTGGGGGTTAGCGCTATTGAAGTGGCTGTTGGGATGAATGATCCTTGGTATAACTTCCGTGTGGGCACTCTGGTTCATGCCTCTAAAACCCTCAACGTATATAAATCTGTACCGACCCTGTTTTTGAGCAATGACCACACCGGTTACAGCGAGTTATGCACACTATTTCTCGATCCCGAATACCGTAAGGATAAAAACGGCCCCTTCTTATCAAAAACCCGTTTTCTGTTTATTGCTGCCTTTCGCCAATATTTCTCGCGCAAAGTGATTGCGGAAATGCGTGGTTATACTGATGAGCAAGGCCGTTCGCCATTTTGGGAAAACGTCGGCCGTCACTTTTTCGCTATCGAATTTGCTAAAGCAGACTACCTGAGTGGAACAGGGCAAAAAGCGTTTATTGCGGAATTGATGCCCAAACATCCGCTGTATGTGGATTTTCTGGCAGAGGAAGCCCGTGCGGTGATAGGTCAGGTTCATCCTCACACCGCGCCAGCGCGTGCGGTTTTGGAAACAGAAGGCCTGCAATATCAGGGATATGTGGACATTTTTGATGGCGGCCCGACATTAGAAGCCAATACCGATGAAGTGCGGGCGATACGCGATAGCAGCAAGCGAACAGTGATTATCGACGATATTGACATTGACCCCAGCGGCACCGCTTATTTAGTGTCCAATGACAGTTATCAAAACTTCCGCTCGATATTACTCAACACACATCTATCAGACGAATTTCTGCATTTAACATCTGAAAATGCCGTAGCGCTGGGTGTGGTGGCGGGCGATTCGGTTCGGATAATTAGCCTCTTTGCTCCGGAGACAAAAAAATGA
- the hutI gene encoding imidazolonepropionase yields the protein MVSTIHCDSLWYGADIVTMRGGKYHLIPQGAMAVTEGKIVWIGPYSELPELNASREVVYPGGLITPGLIDCHTHLVFGGDRSAEFEQRLNGVSYAEIAANGGGIVSTVRATRNTSEQQLLEQALFRLKPLLAEGVTCIEIKSGYGLSLESEMKMLRVARRLGELLPVTVKATCLAAHALPPEFAGRDDDYIDFVCDSIIPEVANKKLADAVDAFCEHLAFSPAQVERVFLAAQQAGLPVKLHAEQLSSLNGSTLAAKFNALSADHLEYATEPDVQAMANAGTVAVLLPGAYYLLRETQCPPVELFRQYNVPMALASDANPGTSPALSLRLMLNMACTLFRMTPEEALAGVTCHAAQALGLQDSQGTLETGKLANWVHWPLSRPAELAYWLGGQLPVSVVFQGDTRL from the coding sequence ATGGTGTCAACGATTCACTGCGACAGTTTATGGTACGGTGCCGATATCGTGACCATGCGTGGAGGGAAATATCACCTGATCCCGCAAGGCGCTATGGCGGTTACTGAAGGTAAAATAGTCTGGATCGGGCCATATAGTGAATTACCCGAACTCAATGCTTCACGTGAAGTTGTCTACCCCGGCGGCTTGATTACTCCCGGATTGATTGATTGTCATACACATTTGGTGTTTGGTGGTGACAGGAGTGCCGAATTTGAGCAACGTCTGAATGGCGTTAGCTATGCAGAAATTGCAGCTAATGGTGGCGGCATTGTGTCAACGGTCAGAGCAACGCGAAATACCAGTGAGCAACAATTATTAGAACAAGCTCTATTTCGTCTAAAGCCCCTACTCGCTGAAGGTGTGACCTGCATTGAAATTAAATCCGGTTACGGTCTTAGCCTTGAAAGTGAGATGAAAATGCTCCGCGTCGCTCGGCGGTTAGGTGAATTATTGCCTGTAACGGTTAAAGCAACCTGCCTGGCCGCTCATGCTTTGCCACCCGAGTTTGCGGGCCGTGATGATGACTATATTGATTTTGTTTGTGACTCCATTATTCCTGAAGTCGCAAACAAAAAGTTAGCCGATGCTGTTGATGCATTTTGTGAGCATCTCGCATTTTCACCAGCACAAGTTGAGCGCGTATTCTTAGCTGCACAACAAGCGGGTTTACCCGTCAAACTGCATGCTGAACAGCTCTCATCATTGAATGGGAGCACTCTTGCCGCCAAATTTAATGCCCTGTCAGCAGATCATCTTGAATATGCAACAGAGCCAGATGTTCAGGCAATGGCTAATGCCGGTACTGTCGCGGTATTGTTGCCAGGAGCATATTATTTATTGCGGGAAACACAATGCCCTCCTGTGGAATTATTTCGCCAATATAACGTACCAATGGCATTGGCCAGTGACGCCAATCCGGGAACATCTCCCGCACTCTCTCTCCGATTGATGCTCAATATGGCATGCACATTATTCCGTATGACGCCGGAAGAGGCGCTAGCGGGTGTCACTTGTCATGCTGCTCAAGCTTTGGGGTTACAAGATAGTCAGGGAACACTGGAAACCGGTAAGTTGGCCAATTGGGTTCATTGGCCATTATCACGCCCTGCTGAACTGGCTTACTGGCTAGGTGGTCAACTACCTGTGTCTGTGGTTTTTCAAGGAGATACTCGTCTATGA
- the hutC gene encoding histidine utilization repressor, with the protein MAEQQTALQLSPAMDDIPAPIYQRVKLAITRQIRTGVWQPHQRVPSESELVAELGVSRMTINRALRELTSEGFLIRMQGVGTFVAEAKAHSALLEVHNIADEITARGHRHSSKILQLEARPASAEEAIALGIQPGQQLFYSQIVHYENDIPIQVENRCVNPSTAPNYMKQDFSQITPYSYLTQVAPLTEGEHIVEAVIPNPLERQLLQLSEHEPCLLIRRRTWYGKAIVTAAQLLYPGSRYQLYGRFTPQGTVTS; encoded by the coding sequence GTGGCGGAACAGCAAACAGCCTTACAATTGAGTCCCGCAATGGACGATATTCCTGCACCTATTTATCAACGGGTTAAGTTGGCTATCACCCGCCAAATCAGAACAGGTGTCTGGCAACCCCATCAACGCGTCCCTTCAGAGAGTGAGCTTGTCGCCGAGTTGGGGGTCAGTCGTATGACTATCAACCGGGCGTTACGCGAGCTCACCAGTGAAGGTTTTCTCATCCGAATGCAAGGAGTGGGAACCTTCGTTGCTGAAGCAAAAGCGCACAGTGCCTTACTGGAAGTGCATAACATTGCTGACGAAATTACTGCGCGTGGTCATCGTCACAGCAGTAAAATTTTGCAGCTAGAGGCGCGGCCAGCAAGCGCTGAAGAGGCGATTGCTCTTGGTATTCAGCCTGGCCAGCAACTGTTCTACTCGCAAATTGTTCATTATGAGAATGACATTCCCATTCAGGTCGAAAATCGTTGTGTCAATCCAAGTACCGCGCCCAATTATATGAAGCAGGATTTCAGCCAAATAACCCCTTACAGCTACCTCACCCAAGTCGCTCCGCTTACTGAAGGTGAGCATATTGTTGAAGCCGTGATACCAAATCCACTTGAGCGCCAATTGTTACAATTAAGTGAACATGAACCCTGCCTATTGATTCGTCGGAGAACTTGGTATGGAAAAGCAATCGTGACGGCAGCTCAACTGCTTTATCCTGGCTCCCGTTATCAACTCTATGGCCGTTTTACCCCACAAGGTACCGTCACGTCCTGA
- a CDS encoding porin, with product MMKRSVLALAVTLSMVPTLSNAAEIYNKDGNKLDLYGRVAAKYLFSNHNNADDTYVRFGFKGETQINSQLTGFGQWEYNVAAKNAESQGDKGNKTRLGFAGLKFAEFGSFDYGRNYGVVYDALAYTDMLPEFGGDSIAYTDNYMTGRSTGLATYRNSDFFGMVKGLNVAAQYQGRNDDGDTSKNERAIQKANGDGFGLSVDYQDIEGSGIGVVAAYSNSNRTLGQKTLANSASGDKAQAWATALKYDANQVYLAAMYGETLNMTPYKALIANKTQNVELVAQYQFENGIRPSIAYVQSKGKDLDAVGSADLLKYAEVGVTYYINKNMFAYVDYQINLLDQDNNPLGLGTDDTVAVNLTYRF from the coding sequence ATGATGAAGCGCAGTGTTCTGGCCTTGGCGGTCACCTTGAGTATGGTTCCTACTCTTTCAAACGCAGCAGAAATTTATAATAAAGACGGCAACAAGCTGGATCTTTATGGCCGCGTAGCCGCTAAGTATCTCTTCTCAAATCATAATAACGCCGATGATACTTATGTGCGTTTTGGTTTTAAGGGCGAAACACAAATCAATAGCCAATTGACTGGTTTCGGTCAGTGGGAATATAACGTAGCGGCAAAAAATGCTGAGTCTCAGGGTGATAAAGGTAATAAAACCCGCTTAGGTTTTGCAGGTTTAAAATTTGCTGAATTTGGCTCTTTTGATTATGGCCGTAATTATGGCGTAGTGTATGACGCATTAGCATATACCGATATGCTGCCAGAGTTCGGTGGCGACTCAATCGCTTACACTGACAACTACATGACTGGCCGTTCAACCGGTCTGGCAACTTACCGTAACTCTGACTTCTTCGGCATGGTAAAAGGTCTGAATGTTGCCGCTCAGTATCAGGGCCGCAATGATGATGGCGATACCAGCAAAAATGAGCGCGCAATTCAGAAAGCTAACGGCGACGGCTTCGGTTTGTCTGTTGATTATCAAGACATTGAAGGCAGTGGCATTGGTGTCGTAGCTGCATATTCTAACTCTAACCGTACTCTGGGGCAGAAAACGCTGGCTAACAGTGCTAGCGGTGACAAAGCTCAAGCTTGGGCTACCGCGCTGAAGTATGATGCGAACCAGGTTTATCTGGCAGCAATGTACGGCGAAACCTTGAATATGACGCCATACAAAGCATTGATCGCGAACAAAACCCAGAACGTAGAATTGGTTGCTCAGTATCAATTCGAAAACGGCATTCGTCCATCTATTGCTTATGTTCAGTCTAAAGGTAAAGATCTGGATGCAGTGGGAAGTGCTGATTTGCTGAAATATGCTGAAGTCGGTGTGACTTACTACATCAATAAGAACATGTTTGCCTATGTTGATTACCAGATTAACTTGCTGGATCAAGACAACAACCCATTGGGTCTGGGCACAGACGATACTGTTGCTGTTAACTTGACTTACCGTTTCTAA
- a CDS encoding formimidoylglutamate deiminase, whose protein sequence is MPVYFTKRAFLADGWADDVQITVNEQGNIQHIMAGSSDAGCLILSGPIIPGMPNLHSHAFQRMMSGLAEIAGNPQDSFWTWRDLMYRLVQQLTPEHVGVIARQLYIEMLKGGYTQVAEFHYLHHSADGNPYSDPGEMTSQLSQAAHDVGIGMTLLPVLYSYAGFGGQPAQQGQRRFIQSTENYLKQQQVISKQLANRPLQNHGLCFHSLRAVELSQMQEVLQVSDKQLPVHIHIAEQQKEVNDCLAWSGQRPVAWLYDHLPVDSRWCLVHATHLDESELVRLAKSQAIAGLCPTTEANLGDGIFPAVDFLHHHGRWGIGSDSHVSLNVVEELRWLEYGQRLRDQRRNRLTNEQYPAVADLLYSQALAGGRQACGSNISQLAEGYRADWLVLDGDDPYIAGTESVSLLNRWLFAGDKSQIRDVYVAGKAVIVDRYHPMQQQTAQAFLAVLKACQQEV, encoded by the coding sequence ATGCCAGTTTATTTTACCAAACGTGCTTTTTTAGCTGATGGGTGGGCGGATGATGTACAGATTACTGTTAACGAACAGGGGAATATTCAGCACATTATGGCTGGCAGCAGTGACGCCGGCTGCTTGATCCTCTCCGGGCCGATAATACCCGGCATGCCCAATCTCCACTCCCATGCTTTTCAGCGCATGATGTCTGGGTTAGCCGAAATTGCCGGTAATCCGCAGGATAGTTTTTGGACTTGGCGAGATTTAATGTATCGATTAGTTCAGCAATTGACACCAGAGCATGTCGGTGTGATTGCCCGCCAGTTGTATATCGAAATGCTAAAAGGCGGCTATACCCAGGTCGCGGAATTCCATTATTTACATCACAGTGCCGATGGTAATCCATACAGTGATCCAGGTGAAATGACCTCGCAATTAAGCCAAGCGGCACATGATGTGGGAATAGGAATGACTTTATTACCCGTCTTGTATAGTTATGCGGGGTTCGGAGGTCAACCTGCGCAACAGGGGCAACGGCGCTTTATTCAAAGTACAGAAAACTATCTCAAGCAGCAGCAAGTTATCAGTAAACAACTAGCGAATCGGCCCCTGCAAAACCACGGTTTATGCTTCCATTCATTGCGCGCAGTCGAGCTGAGTCAGATGCAAGAAGTCTTACAAGTTTCGGATAAACAATTACCTGTACATATTCATATTGCGGAGCAACAAAAAGAGGTTAACGACTGCCTTGCCTGGAGCGGTCAACGGCCAGTGGCATGGTTGTATGACCATTTACCGGTCGATAGCCGTTGGTGTTTGGTTCATGCTACGCATCTGGATGAATCTGAGCTTGTACGGCTGGCTAAAAGTCAGGCCATAGCCGGATTATGTCCAACGACGGAAGCCAATCTGGGGGATGGTATCTTCCCCGCAGTAGATTTTCTGCATCATCATGGGCGTTGGGGAATAGGTTCTGATAGCCATGTTTCTTTGAATGTTGTGGAGGAACTACGCTGGCTAGAGTATGGGCAGCGTTTGCGTGATCAGCGCCGTAATCGCCTGACAAATGAGCAATACCCTGCGGTAGCTGATTTACTTTATAGCCAAGCTTTAGCCGGGGGCCGGCAAGCTTGTGGCAGTAATATTAGTCAGTTAGCAGAAGGTTACCGAGCAGACTGGTTAGTTTTGGATGGTGATGATCCTTATATTGCTGGCACAGAATCTGTTTCATTATTGAATCGATGGTTATTTGCGGGGGATAAATCGCAAATTCGGGATGTTTATGTGGCAGGCAAAGCAGTAATAGTGGATAGATACCATCCAATGCAACAGCAAACTGCACAGGCTTTTCTGGCGGTATTGAAAGCCTGTCAACAGGAGGTCTGA
- the astD gene encoding succinylglutamate-semialdehyde dehydrogenase, with translation MTHPALFIQGEWRTGKGAHFDKHDPMDQQLLWQARAADSTDVATACRAARDAFPAWARTPLELRVAIVQRFAALLEQHKQQLARTISLETSKPHWETLTEVQAMVGKVAISLQAYQTRTGSSQTPMAEGVSVLRHRPHGVLAVFGPYNFPGHLPNGHIVPALLAGNTVVFKPSELTPVTAEETVKLWQLAGIPDGVLNLVQGGRETGEALAAQPDIDGLLFTGSANTGYHLHRQLAGQPEKILALEMGGNNALIVEQVTDCDAAVNLAIQSAFISAGQRCTCSRRLLVKTGAQGDAFLQRFVAVAKALRIGRWDMQPPPFMGAVISSQAAEKMLAAQQHLLALGGKSLLTMTRPDSQSAVLTPGIIDITGLSDVPDEEYFGPLVSVIRYSDFSQALKIANQTRFGLAIGLVSEDRQQFEQLILEARAGIVNWNKPLTGASSAAPFGGVGASGNHRPSAFYAADYCAWPMASLESESLTLPATLSPGISFDLPD, from the coding sequence ATGACCCATCCCGCACTGTTTATTCAGGGTGAATGGCGCACCGGCAAAGGTGCTCATTTTGACAAACATGACCCAATGGATCAGCAATTATTATGGCAAGCGCGCGCGGCCGATAGCACTGATGTCGCCACTGCCTGCCGCGCCGCGCGGGACGCGTTCCCAGCTTGGGCACGAACGCCACTGGAACTGCGAGTGGCGATTGTTCAACGTTTTGCCGCATTGCTCGAACAACATAAACAGCAACTGGCGCGCACCATTAGCCTGGAAACCAGCAAACCTCATTGGGAAACCCTGACGGAAGTGCAGGCCATGGTGGGTAAAGTGGCCATTTCATTGCAAGCCTACCAAACCCGCACGGGGAGCAGTCAAACCCCGATGGCCGAGGGGGTTTCAGTGCTGCGTCACCGGCCACATGGGGTGTTAGCCGTATTTGGCCCTTATAACTTTCCAGGGCATCTGCCAAATGGGCATATTGTTCCCGCATTGCTGGCGGGCAATACGGTGGTATTTAAACCCAGTGAACTGACCCCAGTGACAGCCGAGGAAACGGTTAAATTATGGCAGTTGGCCGGTATTCCAGATGGTGTCCTCAATTTAGTGCAGGGCGGGCGCGAAACTGGCGAAGCGTTGGCGGCGCAGCCTGATATTGATGGCTTGCTATTTACCGGCAGCGCCAATACCGGTTATCACTTGCATCGGCAGTTAGCGGGCCAGCCAGAGAAAATTCTGGCGCTCGAGATGGGAGGCAATAATGCTCTCATCGTCGAGCAGGTCACCGATTGTGATGCGGCGGTGAACTTGGCGATTCAGTCCGCTTTTATCTCTGCCGGCCAGCGTTGTACTTGTTCGCGCCGTCTGTTGGTTAAAACTGGCGCTCAAGGGGATGCATTCCTACAACGTTTTGTTGCGGTGGCCAAAGCCCTGCGTATCGGGCGCTGGGATATGCAACCGCCTCCTTTTATGGGCGCGGTTATTTCTTCTCAGGCGGCTGAAAAAATGTTGGCCGCCCAGCAACATTTGCTGGCGTTAGGGGGGAAATCCTTATTGACCATGACCCGCCCCGATAGCCAAAGTGCTGTTTTGACACCGGGCATCATTGATATCACCGGCCTTAGCGATGTCCCCGATGAAGAGTATTTTGGTCCGCTGGTGAGTGTTATCCGCTATAGCGATTTTAGTCAGGCGCTAAAAATAGCGAATCAGACCCGATTTGGTTTAGCCATCGGCCTGGTGTCAGAAGACAGGCAACAGTTTGAACAATTGATCCTTGAAGCGCGCGCGGGGATTGTTAACTGGAATAAACCTCTAACGGGGGCCTCCAGTGCCGCGCCATTTGGCGGTGTTGGCGCGTCGGGGAATCATCGACCAAGTGCATTTTATGCCGCTGATTATTGCGCCTGGCCTATGGCATCACTTGAAAGTGAAAGTCTGACACTGCCGGCAACTTTGTCGCCGGGGATTTCTTTTGATTTACCTGATTAG
- the hutG gene encoding N-formylglutamate deformylase: MNLIDPLNFQAGELPLLISIPHAGTRLTPAVEAGLTDAARPLSDTDWYIPRLYDFARNIGASIVIGNYSRLVVDLNRPEDDQPLYTTATTGLFPETLFDGRPCFMPGKTPSSQERQSYLLHIWNPYHQQLQSELVRLKAKFGYALLLDAHSIASVIPRLFDGKLPDLNFGTNSGASCDSSLSKQLIECCEHQSTFSYVLNGRFKGGYITRAYGLPQNHQHAVQLELSQLNYMSETEPYSYLPERASHLQKLLQQLVNTMLAWGEHHYSR; the protein is encoded by the coding sequence ATGAATCTAATTGACCCGCTAAACTTCCAGGCCGGAGAACTGCCTTTATTAATCAGTATTCCGCATGCAGGGACGCGCCTGACTCCTGCCGTTGAAGCCGGGCTGACAGATGCAGCTCGCCCGTTATCAGATACAGACTGGTATATACCTCGTCTTTATGACTTCGCCCGCAACATTGGTGCCAGCATAGTTATCGGAAATTACTCCCGTTTGGTGGTTGATCTGAATCGCCCAGAAGATGATCAGCCGCTTTATACTACGGCAACCACGGGTTTGTTCCCTGAAACACTGTTCGATGGACGTCCATGCTTTATGCCGGGTAAAACCCCCTCTTCGCAAGAGCGTCAATCCTATTTGTTACATATTTGGAACCCTTACCACCAGCAACTTCAGAGCGAGCTGGTGCGTCTTAAAGCCAAATTTGGCTATGCATTATTGTTAGATGCTCATTCGATTGCCTCAGTTATCCCGAGGTTATTTGATGGGAAACTGCCAGATTTGAATTTCGGGACTAACAGCGGTGCCAGTTGTGACTCATCATTAAGTAAACAACTCATAGAATGTTGCGAGCACCAATCTACATTTAGTTATGTATTAAATGGCCGCTTTAAAGGTGGTTATATAACTCGGGCATATGGTTTACCGCAGAACCACCAACATGCGGTGCAACTTGAATTATCACAGTTAAACTATATGTCTGAAACTGAACCTTATTCCTATCTACCAGAACGAGCGAGTCACTTACAAAAGTTACTCCAACAATTGGTAAACACCATGCTGGCGTGGGGTGAGCATCACTATTCGCGCTGA